A single genomic interval of Terriglobia bacterium harbors:
- a CDS encoding tannase/feruloyl esterase family alpha/beta hydrolase: protein MRSHWILLGIMEVMMFATIPAVGQNCDALTQLSLPDTTITSAQVVTDGSFISGRGPRLNNLPRFCRVGGAIKPTGDSDVQFEIWMPTSGWNGKFQGIGNGGFAGSIRYAALADAVRHGYASASTDTGHQGGDTDAAWALGHPEKIVDFGHRAIHEMTVKAKAIVTAYYSSGPKRS from the coding sequence CTATTGGGGATTATGGAAGTCATGATGTTCGCAACCATTCCGGCTGTTGGTCAGAATTGTGATGCCCTCACTCAGCTCTCACTTCCAGATACTACAATCACGAGCGCCCAGGTAGTTACCGACGGATCGTTCATATCCGGGCGCGGTCCGCGGTTGAACAATCTGCCCAGGTTTTGTCGCGTCGGGGGTGCCATTAAGCCGACCGGCGATTCAGACGTACAGTTTGAAATCTGGATGCCGACATCCGGATGGAATGGCAAATTCCAGGGTATAGGAAACGGTGGATTCGCGGGATCGATCAGGTATGCGGCCCTGGCTGATGCCGTGCGTCACGGTTATGCTTCTGCATCCACCGACACCGGTCATCAAGGAGGCGATACGGATGCCGCCTGGGCCCTGGGGCATCCGGAGAAGATCGTCGATTTCGGACACCGGGCGATTCATGAAATGACAGTCAAGGCGAAAGCGATCGTGACGGCTTATTACAGCTCGGGCCCCAAACGATCGTAA